From [Clostridium] symbiosum, a single genomic window includes:
- a CDS encoding stage 0 sporulation family protein, translated as MTKVIGVRFRKAGKVYFFDPAGMEIKTGDHVIVETARGIEFGHVVLGNREVEDKKVVQPLKSVIRMATRADEEVERKNKEKEKEAFKICLEKIKKHDLQMKLIDAEYTFDNNKVLFYFTADGRIDFRELVKDLAAVFKTRIELRQIGVRDETKIMGGVGICGRALCCHSYLSEFIPVSIKMAKEQNLSLNPTKISGVCGRLMCCLKNEEETYEDLNSKLPNIGDYVTTDDGLKGEVHSVSVLRQLVKVVVIVDRDEKEIREYKVEQLKFRPKRRRERVNVNDAELKALEALERKEGKSKLDDN; from the coding sequence ATGACAAAAGTTATCGGAGTCAGGTTCCGCAAGGCCGGTAAGGTTTATTTCTTCGACCCGGCCGGTATGGAGATAAAGACCGGCGATCACGTGATCGTGGAGACTGCGCGCGGTATCGAGTTCGGCCATGTGGTTCTCGGGAACCGCGAGGTGGAGGACAAGAAGGTGGTACAGCCGCTGAAATCGGTTATCAGGATGGCCACCCGCGCGGACGAAGAGGTGGAGAGAAAGAATAAAGAGAAGGAAAAAGAGGCGTTTAAGATCTGCCTTGAGAAGATTAAGAAACACGATCTTCAGATGAAGCTGATCGACGCGGAATATACCTTTGACAATAATAAAGTGCTGTTTTACTTTACAGCGGACGGAAGAATCGATTTCCGTGAGCTGGTAAAGGATCTGGCCGCCGTGTTTAAGACGAGGATTGAGCTTCGTCAGATCGGCGTGCGCGATGAGACGAAGATTATGGGCGGCGTGGGAATCTGCGGCAGGGCTCTCTGCTGTCATTCTTACCTGTCTGAGTTCATACCCGTATCCATCAAGATGGCGAAGGAGCAGAACCTGTCCCTGAACCCGACCAAGATTTCGGGTGTCTGCGGACGCCTTATGTGCTGTCTGAAGAATGAGGAAGAAACCTACGAGGATCTGAACAGCAAACTGCCGAATATCGGAGACTATGTGACGACGGACGACGGCCTGAAGGGCGAAGTCCACAGCGTGAGCGTACTTCGCCAGCTTGTCAAGGTAGTCGTAATTGTGGACAGGGATGAGAAGGAAATCAGGGAATACAAGGTGGAACAGCTTAAGTTCAGGCCGAAGCGCAGACGGGAACGCGTCAATGTCAACGATGCGGAACTGAAGGCGCTGGAAGCTCTGGAGCGCAAGGAAGGGAAATCGAAGTTAGATGACAATTGA
- the holB gene encoding DNA polymerase III subunit delta': MAGFHDIIGHDMVKNHLQKAIEYHKVSHAYILSGEEGMGRKTLAKAFAMTLLCEKSDKEPCMQCHSCKQIMSGNHPDVIWVTHEKPASIGVDDIRVQINDSIMVKPYSSSYKIYMVDEAEKMTVQAQNALLKTIEEPPSYAVIILMTTNQEVFLPTILSRCIQLKLRPLKDHVISDYLEEMMEIPESKADIYAAFARGNLGKAIHLASSEEFSLLYKEVLTLLKNIKEMDIPMLLDYIKKLQEDNLDLFECLDFMQLWYRDILMFKVTKDINTLVFKDEYTTVSNLCQKSSYEGLELILNAIEKAKARLNANVNTELALELMLLTMKEN, translated from the coding sequence ATGGCAGGTTTTCATGATATAATCGGACATGACATGGTGAAGAACCATTTACAGAAAGCAATTGAGTATCACAAGGTATCCCACGCCTATATTTTATCGGGGGAAGAGGGGATGGGCAGAAAGACGCTCGCCAAGGCATTTGCCATGACGCTTCTCTGTGAAAAAAGTGATAAGGAACCATGCATGCAGTGCCACTCCTGTAAACAGATTATGTCGGGCAACCATCCGGATGTCATCTGGGTGACGCACGAGAAACCGGCCAGTATTGGAGTTGACGATATCCGTGTCCAGATCAATGACTCGATTATGGTGAAGCCGTACAGCAGCAGTTATAAGATCTACATGGTCGACGAGGCCGAAAAGATGACGGTACAGGCGCAGAACGCGCTTTTAAAGACAATAGAGGAACCGCCTTCCTATGCGGTCATCATTCTGATGACAACGAACCAGGAGGTGTTCCTGCCGACGATCCTTTCAAGGTGCATCCAGCTGAAGCTGCGTCCCCTGAAGGATCATGTAATAAGTGATTACCTGGAGGAGATGATGGAGATACCGGAGAGCAAAGCGGATATCTATGCGGCATTTGCAAGGGGAAATCTGGGAAAGGCCATTCACCTGGCTTCCTCGGAGGAATTTTCCCTGCTTTATAAAGAAGTGCTGACATTGCTTAAGAATATAAAAGAGATGGACATTCCCATGCTGCTTGATTACATTAAAAAGCTGCAGGAGGACAACCTGGATTTGTTTGAATGCCTTGATTTCATGCAGCTCTGGTACCGGGATATCCTGATGTTTAAGGTGACAAAAGACATCAATACACTGGTGTTTAAGGATGAATATACAACGGTCAGCAATCTGTGCCAGAAGAGTTCTTATGAAGGCCTGGAGCTGATTTTAAACGCAATAGAGAAAGCGAAGGCCAGGCTGAATGCGAATGTCAATACGGAGCTGGCCCTGGAGCTTATGCTGTTAACAATGAAGGAGAATTAA
- a CDS encoding tRNA1(Val) (adenine(37)-N6)-methyltransferase: MTIDLKEHERIDELHRNGYRIIQRENAFCFGMDAVLLSGFASVKPGEKALDLGTGTGIIPILLEAKTEGSHFTGLEIQEEMAEMASRSVKLNGLEEKIDIITGDIKEAGRIFGGASFDVVTTNPPYMNDSHGLKNPELPKAIARHEVLCTLDDVVREGARVLRPGGRFYMVHRPHRLIEIITALTRYRLEPKRMKMVHPFVDKEANMVLIEAVRGGRSMIKVEKPLIVYKEPGVYTDEIYDIYGY, encoded by the coding sequence ATGACAATTGACCTGAAGGAACATGAGAGAATCGATGAGCTGCACCGGAACGGTTACCGTATCATCCAGAGGGAGAACGCATTCTGCTTCGGCATGGATGCGGTGCTCCTGTCCGGTTTCGCTTCAGTAAAGCCGGGGGAGAAGGCTCTGGATCTGGGAACCGGAACCGGGATTATCCCGATTCTTCTGGAGGCCAAGACGGAGGGGAGCCATTTTACCGGGCTGGAAATCCAGGAAGAGATGGCCGAGATGGCATCGCGGAGCGTAAAGCTCAACGGACTTGAAGAAAAAATAGACATCATAACAGGCGATATCAAAGAGGCGGGCCGGATCTTCGGCGGGGCCTCTTTTGATGTAGTGACGACAAATCCGCCCTATATGAACGACAGCCACGGTCTTAAAAACCCGGAACTGCCCAAGGCGATAGCCCGCCACGAGGTGCTGTGCACGCTGGATGATGTGGTGAGGGAGGGGGCGCGTGTGCTCCGGCCGGGAGGCCGTTTCTATATGGTGCACCGGCCCCACAGGCTGATCGAGATCATAACGGCCCTCACCAGATACCGGCTGGAGCCGAAGCGGATGAAAATGGTACACCCGTTTGTGGACAAGGAGGCCAATATGGTCCTGATCGAGGCGGTCAGGGGAGGCCGCTCTATGATTAAGGTGGAAAAACCGCTGATTGTTTATAAAGAACCGGGCGTATACACCGACGAGATTTACGATATCTATGGCTATTAA
- a CDS encoding guanylate kinase: MGKIFYVMGKSASGKDTIYKKLLERLPRLKTVVTYTTRPIRDGETEGVEYHFTTAGQLEQFQREGKLIELRTYDTVFGPWSYSTVNDGQINLAEDNYLMIGTLESYRSTREYFGADKLVPLYIQVEDGERLTRALEREKQQKQPKYAELCRRFLADEEDFSEEKLKEAGIEKRYSNSGMDQCLSEIAETITTLTKTPD, translated from the coding sequence ATGGGAAAAATATTTTATGTAATGGGAAAAAGTGCGTCCGGGAAGGACACAATCTATAAAAAGCTGCTGGAGCGTCTGCCCCGGCTTAAAACGGTTGTCACTTATACGACAAGGCCGATTCGGGACGGGGAGACGGAGGGCGTGGAGTACCATTTTACCACGGCCGGGCAGCTGGAACAGTTCCAGCGGGAAGGAAAGCTGATCGAGCTCAGGACGTATGATACGGTGTTTGGGCCGTGGAGCTACAGCACGGTAAACGACGGCCAGATCAACCTTGCAGAAGATAATTATCTGATGATTGGGACGCTGGAATCCTACCGGAGTACAAGGGAATATTTCGGGGCGGACAAACTGGTGCCGCTCTATATCCAGGTGGAGGACGGGGAACGGCTGACCCGTGCCCTGGAGAGGGAAAAACAGCAGAAACAGCCCAAATACGCGGAACTTTGCCGCCGCTTCCTGGCGGATGAGGAAGATTTCAGCGAAGAGAAGCTCAAAGAGGCGGGAATTGAGAAAAGGTATTCAAATTCAGGGATGGATCAGTGCCTTTCTGAAATTGCGGAGACGATAACAACACTAACCAAAACCCCGGATTAA